One Succinivibrio dextrinosolvens DNA window includes the following coding sequences:
- a CDS encoding AAA family ATPase: MQNPERLPTSNNRFEDLRNSNQIYVDHTDLLYEAVRFKRPAFLSRPRRFGKSLLVSTLESLFSKGTEFFHGLKIEKLWEESEKGRTYKVIHLDFSSLTYSDKNEFDFRLSERLKDIILTQQIKVREILPSDDAGTILYKIVSDNPAQTVLLIDEYDYPLTHSLENKELFESYRQYLQGFFGAIKGVTGDMRFIFITGVGRFAKTSVFSQLNNLRDLGLESKFAPLLGYTDDDMHQYFDEYVENAAKTLNISKEECYSQIKSHYDGYRFHVDNETTLHSPWSVLNFLSAPEVGFKNFWYETGGAYPTLISKYIRNIQKTPLESILKIKCGPQTINQFYDYFDVTPLSILYQTGYLTIRTEANDLGGQSIFLVPPNLEVHSSLVQLYYRDVRKDSLDDDTFYDFSSALRSNFNNLDYKALIKVFSAALNTFGYDDNEAFKSEHYCRDIVYFTLTLSGINAQREVISADGRADLVVELTDKRFVFEFKLAKTKSSEDKLLKEAENQIVDKRYGEILPLKDLIRIPVVISSENKAIALWKVVE, from the coding sequence ATGCAAAATCCAGAAAGGCTTCCTACTTCAAACAATAGATTTGAAGATTTACGTAATTCCAATCAAATTTACGTAGATCACACCGATTTACTGTATGAAGCTGTAAGATTCAAAAGACCAGCATTTTTATCAAGACCTCGTCGTTTTGGCAAGTCGTTGCTAGTCTCAACTTTAGAATCTCTGTTCTCAAAGGGAACTGAATTCTTTCATGGCCTTAAGATTGAAAAACTATGGGAAGAATCGGAAAAAGGCAGAACATATAAAGTTATTCATCTGGATTTTTCATCTTTAACATATTCTGACAAAAATGAGTTTGATTTTAGGCTTAGTGAAAGATTAAAGGATATTATCCTTACTCAACAAATTAAAGTAAGAGAGATTCTTCCTTCAGATGATGCGGGAACAATTCTTTATAAAATTGTCTCTGACAATCCTGCACAAACGGTTCTTTTAATTGATGAATATGACTATCCGTTAACTCATTCTTTGGAAAACAAAGAATTATTTGAATCATACCGTCAGTATCTGCAGGGATTCTTTGGTGCCATCAAAGGAGTAACCGGCGATATGAGATTCATCTTTATCACTGGTGTTGGCAGATTTGCTAAAACCTCTGTATTCTCACAGCTGAACAATCTAAGAGACCTTGGTCTTGAAAGTAAGTTTGCTCCATTGTTAGGCTATACAGATGATGATATGCATCAGTACTTTGATGAGTATGTAGAAAATGCAGCAAAGACTCTTAATATCTCCAAAGAAGAGTGCTATTCACAAATCAAGTCTCACTATGATGGCTACAGATTCCATGTAGATAACGAAACCACTCTTCATAGCCCTTGGTCTGTATTAAATTTCTTATCCGCACCAGAGGTCGGATTCAAAAACTTCTGGTATGAAACTGGCGGCGCATATCCAACACTGATTTCTAAATACATCAGAAATATTCAGAAGACTCCATTGGAAAGCATCTTAAAAATAAAGTGCGGTCCACAAACAATAAACCAGTTTTATGATTACTTTGATGTTACTCCATTGAGTATACTGTATCAGACTGGATATTTAACTATAAGAACAGAGGCCAACGATTTAGGTGGACAGAGTATATTTCTAGTACCTCCAAATCTTGAGGTTCATTCATCATTAGTGCAGCTTTACTATAGAGATGTAAGAAAAGATTCTTTGGATGATGATACGTTCTATGATTTCTCTTCTGCCTTAAGAAGTAATTTTAATAATTTAGATTACAAAGCTCTGATCAAAGTGTTTTCTGCAGCATTGAATACCTTTGGCTATGATGACAATGAAGCCTTCAAGTCAGAGCATTACTGCAGAGATATCGTTTACTTTACTCTGACCTTATCCGGTATCAACGCACAAAGAGAAGTTATCAGTGCAGACGGCAGAGCTGACCTGGTAGTAGAACTGACAGATAAAAGATTTGTATTTGAATTCAAATTAGCCAAAACAAAATCTTCTGAAGATAAACTCCTAAAAGAAGCTGAAAATCAGATAGTAGATAAACGCTATGGAGAAATTCTTCCTCTTAAAGACCTAATAAGAATACCAGTCGTCATAAGCTCAGAAAACAAAGCCATTGCTTTATGGAAAGTTGTTGAGTAA
- a CDS encoding DUF4026 domain-containing protein, producing MIIIPKHEEDMHDPKKPLENLMQSVDIQIKDINTDEERGLILTLKINDNVYEVDLDPTEVEIPDMVRPAHAFSEEELKQIDEARMGLGVNMEFNGSSTQCFYDQIRIINALFPDEILAVMDCPAEKLLSGKWVSFAAKSRIPPSPRYLFTVQAVSNGDDEIWLHTHGLRRCGLYELEILCSSRDKYEDHYRIIETFAFRMLDDDERIEPGEAVFIGQAADMYLVCTAIDWREALKFYPKATVGTAEDRAEDEDNYHSEDTYVLMMYMGPDDAEAKEYTPIQEFDPYLEQNPMFMISNEETKRMSDLAIERLPYLFKAAEDKENTIIVKIALQKDEEFIEEDSEKEHIWFELKEIKKDSIVAELTQEAYYVKGIKEGDIGTYPFEAITDWEIFSKGNCITPDDVYRLA from the coding sequence ATGATTATCATTCCCAAGCATGAAGAGGACATGCATGATCCTAAGAAACCACTCGAGAACCTCATGCAGAGTGTGGATATCCAGATTAAGGATATCAATACGGATGAGGAAAGAGGTCTGATTCTTACCCTGAAAATCAATGATAATGTCTACGAGGTCGACCTCGATCCTACTGAAGTTGAAATTCCGGATATGGTAAGACCCGCCCATGCCTTCTCTGAGGAAGAGCTTAAACAGATTGATGAAGCCAGAATGGGACTTGGAGTCAACATGGAATTTAACGGAAGCAGTACACAATGCTTTTACGATCAGATCCGAATCATCAACGCCCTGTTCCCAGATGAGATCCTTGCAGTAATGGACTGCCCTGCTGAAAAGCTCTTATCCGGTAAATGGGTATCTTTTGCAGCAAAGTCAAGAATCCCCCCTTCCCCAAGATATCTCTTTACCGTACAGGCAGTATCCAACGGAGACGATGAGATCTGGCTGCACACCCATGGCCTCCGACGCTGCGGACTTTATGAGCTGGAAATTCTCTGTTCAAGCAGGGACAAATACGAGGATCATTACCGTATTATTGAAACCTTTGCCTTCAGAATGCTCGATGATGATGAAAGAATTGAACCAGGTGAGGCCGTATTCATTGGACAGGCAGCTGACATGTATCTGGTATGTACTGCAATTGACTGGAGAGAGGCACTGAAATTCTACCCTAAAGCTACAGTTGGAACCGCGGAGGATCGAGCCGAGGATGAGGATAACTATCACAGCGAGGATACCTACGTGCTGATGATGTATATGGGGCCGGATGATGCGGAAGCAAAAGAATATACTCCTATTCAGGAGTTTGATCCTTATCTTGAGCAGAATCCGATGTTCATGATCTCCAATGAAGAAACCAAACGCATGAGCGATCTTGCTATTGAGAGACTGCCTTATTTATTCAAGGCAGCCGAGGACAAGGAAAATACCATCATTGTCAAAATCGCCCTGCAGAAAGACGAGGAATTCATTGAAGAAGACTCAGAAAAAGAGCATATCTGGTTTGAGCTCAAGGAGATTAAGAAAGACTCCATCGTAGCGGAGCTTACTCAGGAAGCCTACTACGTTAAAGGCATCAAGGAAGGCGATATCGGTACCTATCCTTTTGAGGCTATTACAGACTGGGAAATCTTCTCCAAAGGAAACTGTATTACCCCTGATGATGTCTATCGTTTAGCCTAG
- a CDS encoding glutamate synthase subunit beta has product MGFVRGFIEFARVDMPHVPVDERVKSFCEIYGTLPDDKAKIQAGRCMDCGIPFCMHECPLHNDMPDFNDFVCEGEYKKAYTVLSSTNNFPEITGRICPALCEEGCTLGIHRDPVGIKSVERKIAEYAFEHGYVRAQNISERSGKKVAVVGSGPAALATAQQLNRYGHDVVVFEKMNKIGGLLRYGIPDFKLPKDVLDRRITLLEQEGIVFRTSSMVGSIKALENGVHNDSVTEIRGSELLEQYDAVVLAPGSETPRDLKIPGRELKGIHFALDFLIAQNRENNGDCMNPIDVNGKNVVVIGGGETASDCIGVSIRKGAKSVTQLDYHEELPESVDITMAWPDWRRIKRTSSSHEEGCTRLFSTNTLEFNGKGKVKSVKVNKVKWTAPRKFEGIEGTESSIDADVVLIAMGYAHPSASLVKEFSLETDQRGNILAKTEGEDAYRTSNPKVFAAGDGRKGQSLVVYAIAEGRRCAVSVNAFLRK; this is encoded by the coding sequence ATGGGTTTTGTAAGAGGCTTTATAGAGTTTGCCCGTGTTGACATGCCTCATGTTCCAGTGGATGAGCGCGTGAAGAGCTTCTGTGAAATCTACGGAACTCTTCCTGATGACAAGGCAAAAATCCAGGCAGGCCGCTGCATGGACTGCGGTATTCCTTTCTGTATGCATGAGTGTCCTCTGCATAACGATATGCCGGATTTCAACGATTTTGTCTGTGAGGGAGAATATAAAAAGGCCTATACGGTTTTATCCTCAACCAACAATTTCCCTGAGATAACCGGCAGAATCTGTCCTGCTCTGTGTGAGGAGGGCTGTACTCTGGGGATCCACAGAGATCCTGTTGGGATCAAATCGGTTGAACGCAAGATTGCAGAATATGCCTTTGAGCACGGTTATGTAAGAGCGCAGAATATCAGTGAGCGCAGCGGCAAGAAAGTTGCTGTGGTAGGCTCGGGACCAGCAGCTTTAGCAACGGCTCAGCAGTTGAACCGTTACGGTCATGACGTGGTTGTTTTTGAGAAGATGAACAAGATTGGCGGGCTTTTGCGTTACGGTATTCCTGATTTTAAACTGCCTAAGGATGTGCTGGACAGACGTATTACGCTTTTAGAGCAGGAAGGTATTGTCTTTAGAACCAGCTCTATGGTGGGCTCAATTAAGGCGCTTGAGAATGGAGTTCACAATGACTCTGTAACTGAAATCAGAGGCTCTGAGCTTTTAGAGCAGTATGATGCGGTGGTTTTAGCTCCAGGTTCAGAGACTCCTCGTGATCTGAAGATCCCTGGACGCGAGCTTAAGGGCATTCATTTTGCCCTGGATTTTCTGATTGCTCAGAATCGTGAGAACAACGGCGACTGTATGAATCCTATTGATGTGAACGGCAAGAATGTGGTGGTAATCGGTGGAGGTGAAACAGCCTCTGACTGCATCGGTGTTTCAATCAGAAAGGGAGCTAAATCTGTAACTCAGCTTGACTACCATGAGGAACTGCCTGAGAGTGTTGATATCACCATGGCCTGGCCGGACTGGAGACGCATCAAGCGTACCTCAAGCTCTCATGAGGAGGGCTGTACCCGTCTGTTTTCAACCAACACTCTTGAGTTTAACGGCAAGGGCAAGGTTAAGTCAGTAAAGGTTAACAAGGTTAAATGGACTGCTCCACGCAAGTTTGAGGGGATTGAAGGTACTGAATCTTCAATTGATGCCGATGTTGTACTGATTGCTATGGGCTATGCTCATCCATCAGCATCTCTGGTTAAGGAGTTCAGTTTAGAAACCGATCAGAGAGGTAACATTTTGGCTAAGACCGAAGGTGAGGATGCCTATAGAACCAGCAATCCTAAGGTATTTGCTGCAGGTGACGGCCGTAAGGGCCAGTCTTTGGTGGTTTATGCCATAGCTGAAGGCAGAAGATGTGCTGTGTCAGTAAATGCCTTCTTAAGAAAATAA